The nucleotide window ACTCACTTGATTATATGGTAACACATCGACACCATCTAGTATATTTTTCACTAAATTGATGATTCTCTCATCAACAATATAACATTTTTTGCATATTGATGGGCCAATAATGGCAGAAATTTTTTCTATATTTGCCCCATTTTGCTGAAATTTGCGGACCATTTCCGCTGCAATTCCGTGAACAGTTCCTTTCCAACCTGCATGAGCCACCCCAATCAGCTTTGTATCCGGATCAATGAAATAAAGCGGAACACAATCTGCAAACACAAGTGTCAGCAGGATTCCATCCTCTTCTGTCAAAAAACCATCTGTTCCTGAAAAAGAGGAATCGTAAGTCGTTGAGCCTCTGCCTTGATCTGATTTTCCAATTTTGGCAATGCTGATATCATGAGTTTGTTCCGCTCCAACCCAGCTGTAAAGAGGAAATTCGATCTTTTCGGCCAGCAGGAGACGATTTTCGCAAACAGCATTCTGCTCGTCTCCAACATGAAAGCCGAAGTTCAAACCCGAAAAAGCATCCTGCTGGCTCACGCCCCCGTTCTTCGTCGTGAACCCAACCTCAAGTCCAGGATAACGCTCCATCCACTCTCTAATTTTAAAATATTCCTGACTTTCTAAGATGAATGGCTCCATTGCTTTTAACCTCACACTTTTTTTGTCTAGTTTATCACATACAAACCGCAATACAACAGTATTACGTTGTTACTGATCATCCTCACTTTTCTGTTGCAGATATCCCCCGCTGTCTTTATATCGGACTAAAATGACATCTTCACCTATTTTAAGGATATTAGTCCAGGGAATCACAACTTCATCTTCCTTTCCGAAGAATCCCAGCACCTTACCTGAACTCCCAATCACAACAGCTTCGATTTTCCCGGTATTTAAATTAATTTCAAAATCCTCTATATTGCCAAGCCTTTTTCCATCGGACACATTCACAACATCCTTAACTTGAAACTCTGTCACCTTAACCATACAGATCCCTCCGGATTTTCACTTTGGCTTTATTAAACCCTTATATAAAATATATGAACGGGAAACTGATGTATGAATTACTTCAGTGGAACTTGAAATTTTACAGAGTATTCCTCCATTGAGGATGCAAATAAAAAAGCTGCCAAAAGGCAGCTTAGCTTTGGATATTTTTATTCATTTGTTTGATGGCTGCTTTTTCAAGTCGGGACACCTGGGCTTGCGAGATGCCGATTTCATCGGCTACCTCCATTTGTGTCTTACCCTGGAAGAACCTCTTCCTTAAAATCAATTTTTCACGCTCATTCAGGCGTCTCATACCTTCCTTCAGAGCGATTTCTTCTATCCAGTTTGTATCCTTGTTTCGTTCATCGCTCAGCTGGTCCATCACATAAATTGGATCTCCGCCATCATTATAGATCGGTTCAAATAACGATACAGGGTCTTGAATCGCATCAAGAGCAAAGACAATCTCCTCGTGAGGCACCTCAAGTACCTTGGCGATTTCTTCCGCAGTTGGTTCCCTTGACGCCTCACTCATCAGCCTTTCACGAACCTGAAGCGCCTTATAAGCTATATCCCTTAATGAGCGTGAGACTCTGATTGGATTATTATCTCGTAAATATCGTCTTATTTCGCCGATGATCATCGGGACGGCATAGGTGGAAAACTTAACATTCTGCCCGAGATCAAAATTATCAATGGACTTCATAAGGCCTATACATCCGACCTGAAATAGGTCGTCAACAAACTCGCCCCGGTTGTTAAAACGCTGGATTACACTTAAAACAAGCCTCAGGTTCCCATTCACAAGTTTCTCTCTTGCTGTGATGTCACCACTTTGCATTTCTCTAAAAAGTTTTCTCATTTCCTCGTTTTTTAGAACGGGAAGCTTTGATGTATCAACACCGCAAATTTCAACTTTGTTTCGTGTCAATCTTTTCCCTCCTCACAGGAGCTGCTGTCAAAAATCAGTATCTCCGCAAGAAGGAAAAATATGCACTATTTACCTAAAGCCTGGACAGGTTTCAGGAAGAATACGGCAGAAAAACCGCCAAGTTATCACTATTTTCAATGAGAAAATTTTTTTATAGAAAGTTTTTCTGCTATACCATTTTGTTGAATTCTTTACGCAGTCGTTTGATAATCCTTTTTTCCAGACGAGAAATATAAGACTGTGAAATTCCTAACATATCTGCCACATCTTTTTGTGTCTTTTCTTCACCGCTGCCAAGCCCAAATCGCAATTCCATGATTTGTTTTTCACGATCGGATAGCTGCTGAAGCGCTTTAACCAGTAATTTTTTATCTACATTGGACTCTAGATCCTTAGTGATAATATCATCATCGGTCCCAAGAACATCTGACAAAAGCAGTTCATTTCCATCCCAGTCGATATTCAGCGGCTCATCAAAGGAAACTTCAGACCGCAGTTTATTATTCCTTCGCAGATACATCAGGATTTCATTTTCAATACATCTGGAAGCGTAAGTCGCCAGCTTGATTTTCTTCTCAGGATTGAACGTATTGACTGCCTTAATTAAACCGATTGTACCGATACTGATTAAGTCTTCAATATTGATGCCTGTGTTTTCGAATTTACGTGCGATGTAGACAACGAGTCTCAAATTTCTTTCGATTAGAATTGATCTCGCCGCTTTATCCCCATTTGGAAGTTTGTTTAAAAGCACTTCTTCCTCTTCTTTCGTTAAAGGAGGAGGCAACGCTTCGCTACCGCCGATATAATATATCTCATCTGTTTTCAAGCCTAGTTTCATTAATAATTTATACCAGTAATAGGATATCCGAAGCCGTAAATTTTTCATTGATTGTCCTCCTTCTAAATTATGTATTTCTGAGTATAGTAATATTAGCTTACCTTCACGGTTGGCTCTTGTTTTGCCATCCCCGCCATCATTTTTGGATGGATAATACATTGAAAACTGCCATCAGCCGAAAGTTCCTGTGCAGTAAAAGATATTAACCCTTTTTCAGCAAGATAAGTTCCTTCATCTGTAGTGATTTTGATCATGTCAGGTTGAAAAGCAATTATTAATTGATGCTCTTGTCCGACTACCTTGCATGGAATAATTCTCATTCGACTTTCTAGCTGCTGCGAGAAATTTCCATCACCTGACAAAATGCAATCAGGATTTTCAGCTATCCTTTTGATTTCACTTGGCATGCGCTCCAAACAATTTGAAATAGATAAAATCATGACAGGCATCTTAGAGATTGGATCATAAAGCTGGTTTCCGCTATCTATCAATCCCTTAATATTGAAATCCATCTCCATAAACTTCACTTCAACTTCTGCCAGTGATTCGTATTGAATCTTGGTCATTTCAAATTGTTCAATATTTCTCTTTGAAAAATGCCACGCAAGCGGAAACCCAAGCAATACGAACATCCAACTGATTGGATCACCAAACCCTTTAATATGGTTCATGGCAACATTCGATGCCAGGTTCATATCAAATTGGATAAAGTAATGCACTCCTGTCAAAGTGCCCCCAAGCAGAAAAGTCGTCACATAAAAAGTCATCAGTGCCTTGAAAAAAAAACGGAATCTTCTATAGCCAAAGGCTGCCAGGACCATCAATATTGAAAAGAACAGTTTCCCCGCTGGGTGCCCTGCTGCAGCATGAAACGGAGTAATTGCTAATATAATGAGCAGTGAACCAATAGTCCCTCCCACACATAGCCGCCATAGCTTAACCTGTCTTTTCAGGATGATGGCAGTCAAGTAAAGAAGGAATGTATCAAATAATAAATTCAATGCCCAGATGACATCCAGATAGATCTTCACCTCTCATCCCCCTAAGAAAAGCGCACGCACCTTGTTAAGCGCCGACAAACGTCTAGATAGGCTAGGCGATGGAGCTAGACACTAATTTAAGTGAATAAACTCGATACGCTTATACAGGTACAGAATTTGCATACGCCTGGTTTGACCGCTAAAAGTACTGTACCAGAATCCCATTCAGACTCCTTCATCCCTCTTAATCATAAGGATCCAGCCAACGTTAATTGACAGATCAATCTGGCAAACCTCACAAACTAATACAGCTGTAACAACCAACATGGCGCTGAGCAAGATTATCACCCACTGTTGAAGCAAGTGGTAATCGATTTGCTTCTTGCTCTATCATTCCGTTACGGAAAAGTATATCGTCAATGACCTATGAAGTGTGTCATAATCTGGCAACAAAACAACAGAGATTTTCACTTTTCCCTTCGGATTTTGTCAATTTTCAGATTATTAACTTTAAGAATAAAATTCACTTGAATTTTTAGTAGTCCATATTTTCCAATGGAAGTTGTTTAGTAGATTTCAAAAATAATATAAAAAAGGGCATAGCCATTTCGGCTATGCCCTGCAGATTTATAAAATTAGCGTCTTCTGTTTCGATTGCGCAGGAATGTTGGGATATCAAGAGCATCGTCACCTTGTGGAGACTGATTGCTGCTTCTTGATGCTTCCTGCTGAATTTCTTCACGTTTAGGCTGTTCTCGCTTGATCGCACCCATACCTGGCTTCTGCTGCCCTCCAAAACCTGGCCTTGTCGGCTTAGGCTGGACGACCTCCTCATTGAAACCTGTTGCAATAACCGTAACGATAATTTCATCTTTTAAGTTCTCATTGATAACTGATCCAAAGATCATGTTTACATCCTGGTCTGAAGCAGAAGCAACAATATCTGCGGCTTCCTGTACTTCATAAAGGCTTAGATTCGTGCCGCCAGTAATGTTCATCAAGACACCCTGTGCTCCATCAAGTGATGTTTCAAGCAATGGAGATGAAATAGCTTTTTTAGCTGCTTCAGTAGCACG belongs to Mesobacillus subterraneus and includes:
- the sigE gene encoding RNA polymerase sporulation sigma factor SigE translates to MKNLRLRISYYWYKLLMKLGLKTDEIYYIGGSEALPPPLTKEEEEVLLNKLPNGDKAARSILIERNLRLVVYIARKFENTGINIEDLISIGTIGLIKAVNTFNPEKKIKLATYASRCIENEILMYLRRNNKLRSEVSFDEPLNIDWDGNELLLSDVLGTDDDIITKDLESNVDKKLLVKALQQLSDREKQIMELRFGLGSGEEKTQKDVADMLGISQSYISRLEKRIIKRLRKEFNKMV
- the pgeF gene encoding peptidoglycan editing factor PgeF → MEPFILESQEYFKIREWMERYPGLEVGFTTKNGGVSQQDAFSGLNFGFHVGDEQNAVCENRLLLAEKIEFPLYSWVGAEQTHDISIAKIGKSDQGRGSTTYDSSFSGTDGFLTEEDGILLTLVFADCVPLYFIDPDTKLIGVAHAGWKGTVHGIAAEMVRKFQQNGANIEKISAIIGPSICKKCYIVDERIINLVKNILDGVDVLPYNQVSEGQYSLDLKELNRQILLRAGVDDRNILVTDYCTSCHHEHFYSHRRDMGNAGRMMAYIGWKEDSRP
- the spoIIGA gene encoding sigma-E processing peptidase SpoIIGA encodes the protein MKIYLDVIWALNLLFDTFLLYLTAIILKRQVKLWRLCVGGTIGSLLIILAITPFHAAAGHPAGKLFFSILMVLAAFGYRRFRFFFKALMTFYVTTFLLGGTLTGVHYFIQFDMNLASNVAMNHIKGFGDPISWMFVLLGFPLAWHFSKRNIEQFEMTKIQYESLAEVEVKFMEMDFNIKGLIDSGNQLYDPISKMPVMILSISNCLERMPSEIKRIAENPDCILSGDGNFSQQLESRMRIIPCKVVGQEHQLIIAFQPDMIKITTDEGTYLAEKGLISFTAQELSADGSFQCIIHPKMMAGMAKQEPTVKVS
- a CDS encoding YlmC/YmxH family sporulation protein; translated protein: MVKVTEFQVKDVVNVSDGKRLGNIEDFEINLNTGKIEAVVIGSSGKVLGFFGKEDEVVIPWTNILKIGEDVILVRYKDSGGYLQQKSEDDQ
- the sigG gene encoding RNA polymerase sporulation sigma factor SigG, which encodes MTRNKVEICGVDTSKLPVLKNEEMRKLFREMQSGDITAREKLVNGNLRLVLSVIQRFNNRGEFVDDLFQVGCIGLMKSIDNFDLGQNVKFSTYAVPMIIGEIRRYLRDNNPIRVSRSLRDIAYKALQVRERLMSEASREPTAEEIAKVLEVPHEEIVFALDAIQDPVSLFEPIYNDGGDPIYVMDQLSDERNKDTNWIEEIALKEGMRRLNEREKLILRKRFFQGKTQMEVADEIGISQAQVSRLEKAAIKQMNKNIQS